Proteins found in one Verrucomicrobiota bacterium genomic segment:
- a CDS encoding TonB-dependent receptor has product MSSDELLTTNRKALTINLDEAKYGTFAEIGAGQEVARHFFQAGGAAGTVAKSISAYDMKFSDAIYGKSARYVSRERLALMLEHEYGLLLER; this is encoded by the coding sequence ATGTCTTCCGACGAACTTCTCACGACGAATCGCAAGGCGCTCACCATCAATTTGGATGAGGCCAAATACGGCACCTTCGCCGAAATCGGCGCCGGGCAGGAAGTGGCGCGCCACTTCTTCCAGGCTGGCGGGGCGGCCGGCACGGTGGCCAAGTCCATCTCGGCCTACGACATGAAGTTTAGCGACGCCATCTACGGCAAAAGCGCCCGCTACGTCTCGCGCGAGCGGCTGGCCTTGATGCTCGAGCACGAGTACGGGCTGCTGTTGGAACG